The following are encoded together in the Rhinopithecus roxellana isolate Shanxi Qingling chromosome 5, ASM756505v1, whole genome shotgun sequence genome:
- the SPINT1 gene encoding kunitz-type protease inhibitor 1 isoform X3 produces the protein MAPARTMTGTRLAPARIPAVALWLLCALGLQGTQAGPPPAPPGLPAGADCLNRFTAGVPAFVLDTNASVSNGATFLESPSVRRGWDCVRACCTTQNCNLALVELQPDGGEDAIAACFLINCLYEQNFVCKFAPREGFINYLTREVYRSYRQLQSQGFGGSGIPKTWAGIDLKVQPQEPLVLKDVENTDWRLLQGDTDVRVERKDPNQVELWGLKEGTYLFQLTVTSSDHPENTANVTVTVLSTKQTEDYCLASNKVGRCRGSFPRWYYDPTEQICKSFVYGGCLGNKNNYLREEECILACRGPSMERHHPVCSGTCQPTQFRCSNGCCIDSFLECDDTPNCPDASDEATCEKYTSGFDELQRIYFPSDKGHCVDVPDTGLCKESIPRWYYNPFNEHCARFTYGGCYGNKNNFEEEQQCLESCGGISKKDVFGLRRENPIPSTGSAEMAVAVFLVICIVVVVTILTYCFFKNQRKDFRRHRHSHHPPPTPASSTVSTAEDTEHLVYNHTTRPL, from the exons ATGGCCCCTGCGAGGACTATGACCGGCACCCGCCTCGCCCCGGCCCGCATCCCTGCCGTCGCCTTGTGGCTTCTGTGCGCTCTCGGCCTCCAGGGCACCCAGGCGGGGCCGCCGCCCGCGCCCCCTGGGCTGCCCGCGGGAGCTGACTGCCTGAACCGCTTTACCGCCGGGGTGCCTGCCTTCGTGCTGGACACCAATGCCTCGGTCAGCAACGGAGCCACCTTCCTAGAGTCCCCCAGCGTGCGCCGGGGCTGGGACTGTGTGCGCGCCTGCTGCACCACCCAGAACTGCAACTTAGCGCTGGTGGAGCTGCAGCCCGACGGCGGGGAGGACGCCATCGCCGCCTGCTTCCTCATCAACTGCCTCTATGAGCAGAACTTCGTGTGCAAGTTCGCGCCCAGGGAGGGCTTCATCAACTACCTCACGAGGGAAGTATACCGCTCCTACCGCCAACTGCAGAGCCAGGGCTTTGGAG GGTCTGGAATCCCCAAGACCTGGGCGGGCATAGACTTGAAGGTACAACCCCAGGAACCCCTGGTGCTGAAAGATGTGGAAAACACAGACTGGCGCCTACTGCAGGGTGACACGGATGTCAGGGTAGAG AGGAAAGACCCAAACCAGGTGGAGCTGTGGGGACTCAAGGAAGGCACCTACCTGTTCCAGCTGACAGTGACTAGCTCAGACCACCCAGAGAACACGGCCAACGTCACAGTCACTGTGCTGTCCACCAAGCAGACAGAAG ACTACTGCCTCGCATCCAACAAGGTGGGCCGCTGCCGGGGCTCCTTCCCACGCTGGTACTATGACCCCACGGAGCAGATCTGCAAGAGTTTCGTTTATGGAGGCtgcttgggcaacaagaacaactACCTTCGGGAAGAAGAGTGCATTCTAGCCTGTCGAG GCCCCTCCATGGAAAGGCACCATCCAG TGTGCTCTGGCACCTGTCAGCCCACCCAGTTCCGCTGCAGCAATGGCTGCTGCATCGACAGTTTCCTGGAGTGTGATGACACCCCCAACTGCCCCGACGCCTCCGACGAGGCCACCTGTGAAAAAT ACACGAGTGGCTTTGATGAGCTCCAGCGCATCTATTTCCCCAGTGACAAAG GGCACTGCGTGGACGTGCCAGACACAGGACTCTGCAAGGAGAGCATCCCGCGCTGGTACTACAACCCCTTCAACGAGCACTGTGCCCGCTTTACCTACGGCGGTTGTTATGGCAACAAGAACAACTTTGAGGAAGAGCAGCAGTGCCTCGAGTCCTGTGGCGGCATCTCCA AGAAGGATGTGTTTGGCCTGAGGCGGGAAAACCCCATTCCCAGCACAG GCTCTGCAGAGATGGCTGTCGCAGTGTTCCTGGTCATCTGCATTGTGGTGGTGGTAACCATCCTGACTTACTGCTTCTTTAAGAACCAGAGAAAGGACTTCCGCAGACACCGCCACAgccaccacccaccacccacccctgccAGCTCCACTGTCTCCACTGCTGAGGACACGGAGCACCTGGTCTATAACCACACCACCCGGCCCCTCTGA
- the SPINT1 gene encoding kunitz-type protease inhibitor 1 isoform X5 has protein sequence MAPARTMTGTRLAPARIPAVALWLLCALGLQGTQAGPPPAPPGLPAGADCLNRFTAGVPAFVLDTNASVSNGATFLESPSVRRGWDCVRACCTTQNCNLALVELQPDGGEDAIAACFLINCLYEQNFVCKFAPREGFINYLTREVYRSYRQLQSQGFGGSGIPKTWAGIDLKVQPQEPLVLKDVENTDWRLLQGDTDVRVERKDPNQVELWGLKEGTYLFQLTVTSSDHPENTANVTVTVLSTKQTEDYCLASNKVGRCRGSFPRWYYDPTEQICKSFVYGGCLGNKNNYLREEECILACRGVQGPSMERHHPDTSGFDELQRIYFPSDKGHCVDVPDTGLCKESIPRWYYNPFNEHCARFTYGGCYGNKNNFEEEQQCLESCGGISKKDVFGLRRENPIPSTGSAEMAVAVFLVICIVVVVTILTYCFFKNQRKDFRRHRHSHHPPPTPASSTVSTAEDTEHLVYNHTTRPL, from the exons ATGGCCCCTGCGAGGACTATGACCGGCACCCGCCTCGCCCCGGCCCGCATCCCTGCCGTCGCCTTGTGGCTTCTGTGCGCTCTCGGCCTCCAGGGCACCCAGGCGGGGCCGCCGCCCGCGCCCCCTGGGCTGCCCGCGGGAGCTGACTGCCTGAACCGCTTTACCGCCGGGGTGCCTGCCTTCGTGCTGGACACCAATGCCTCGGTCAGCAACGGAGCCACCTTCCTAGAGTCCCCCAGCGTGCGCCGGGGCTGGGACTGTGTGCGCGCCTGCTGCACCACCCAGAACTGCAACTTAGCGCTGGTGGAGCTGCAGCCCGACGGCGGGGAGGACGCCATCGCCGCCTGCTTCCTCATCAACTGCCTCTATGAGCAGAACTTCGTGTGCAAGTTCGCGCCCAGGGAGGGCTTCATCAACTACCTCACGAGGGAAGTATACCGCTCCTACCGCCAACTGCAGAGCCAGGGCTTTGGAG GGTCTGGAATCCCCAAGACCTGGGCGGGCATAGACTTGAAGGTACAACCCCAGGAACCCCTGGTGCTGAAAGATGTGGAAAACACAGACTGGCGCCTACTGCAGGGTGACACGGATGTCAGGGTAGAG AGGAAAGACCCAAACCAGGTGGAGCTGTGGGGACTCAAGGAAGGCACCTACCTGTTCCAGCTGACAGTGACTAGCTCAGACCACCCAGAGAACACGGCCAACGTCACAGTCACTGTGCTGTCCACCAAGCAGACAGAAG ACTACTGCCTCGCATCCAACAAGGTGGGCCGCTGCCGGGGCTCCTTCCCACGCTGGTACTATGACCCCACGGAGCAGATCTGCAAGAGTTTCGTTTATGGAGGCtgcttgggcaacaagaacaactACCTTCGGGAAGAAGAGTGCATTCTAGCCTGTCGAGGTGTGCAAG GCCCCTCCATGGAAAGGCACCATCCAG ACACGAGTGGCTTTGATGAGCTCCAGCGCATCTATTTCCCCAGTGACAAAG GGCACTGCGTGGACGTGCCAGACACAGGACTCTGCAAGGAGAGCATCCCGCGCTGGTACTACAACCCCTTCAACGAGCACTGTGCCCGCTTTACCTACGGCGGTTGTTATGGCAACAAGAACAACTTTGAGGAAGAGCAGCAGTGCCTCGAGTCCTGTGGCGGCATCTCCA AGAAGGATGTGTTTGGCCTGAGGCGGGAAAACCCCATTCCCAGCACAG GCTCTGCAGAGATGGCTGTCGCAGTGTTCCTGGTCATCTGCATTGTGGTGGTGGTAACCATCCTGACTTACTGCTTCTTTAAGAACCAGAGAAAGGACTTCCGCAGACACCGCCACAgccaccacccaccacccacccctgccAGCTCCACTGTCTCCACTGCTGAGGACACGGAGCACCTGGTCTATAACCACACCACCCGGCCCCTCTGA
- the SPINT1 gene encoding kunitz-type protease inhibitor 1 isoform X4: MAPARTMTGTRLAPARIPAVALWLLCALGLQGTQAGPPPAPPGLPAGADCLNRFTAGVPAFVLDTNASVSNGATFLESPSVRRGWDCVRACCTTQNCNLALVELQPDGGEDAIAACFLINCLYEQNFVCKFAPREGFINYLTREVYRSYRQLQSQGFGGSGIPKTWAGIDLKVQPQEPLVLKDVENTDWRLLQGDTDVRVERKDPNQVELWGLKEGTYLFQLTVTSSDHPENTANVTVTVLSTKQTEDYCLASNKVGRCRGSFPRWYYDPTEQICKSFVYGGCLGNKNNYLREEECILACRGVQGGPLRGSSGAQATFPQGPSMERHHPDTSGFDELQRIYFPSDKGHCVDVPDTGLCKESIPRWYYNPFNEHCARFTYGGCYGNKNNFEEEQQCLESCGGISKKDVFGLRRENPIPSTGSAEMAVAVFLVICIVVVVTILTYCFFKNQRKDFRRHRHSHHPPPTPASSTVSTAEDTEHLVYNHTTRPL, encoded by the exons ATGGCCCCTGCGAGGACTATGACCGGCACCCGCCTCGCCCCGGCCCGCATCCCTGCCGTCGCCTTGTGGCTTCTGTGCGCTCTCGGCCTCCAGGGCACCCAGGCGGGGCCGCCGCCCGCGCCCCCTGGGCTGCCCGCGGGAGCTGACTGCCTGAACCGCTTTACCGCCGGGGTGCCTGCCTTCGTGCTGGACACCAATGCCTCGGTCAGCAACGGAGCCACCTTCCTAGAGTCCCCCAGCGTGCGCCGGGGCTGGGACTGTGTGCGCGCCTGCTGCACCACCCAGAACTGCAACTTAGCGCTGGTGGAGCTGCAGCCCGACGGCGGGGAGGACGCCATCGCCGCCTGCTTCCTCATCAACTGCCTCTATGAGCAGAACTTCGTGTGCAAGTTCGCGCCCAGGGAGGGCTTCATCAACTACCTCACGAGGGAAGTATACCGCTCCTACCGCCAACTGCAGAGCCAGGGCTTTGGAG GGTCTGGAATCCCCAAGACCTGGGCGGGCATAGACTTGAAGGTACAACCCCAGGAACCCCTGGTGCTGAAAGATGTGGAAAACACAGACTGGCGCCTACTGCAGGGTGACACGGATGTCAGGGTAGAG AGGAAAGACCCAAACCAGGTGGAGCTGTGGGGACTCAAGGAAGGCACCTACCTGTTCCAGCTGACAGTGACTAGCTCAGACCACCCAGAGAACACGGCCAACGTCACAGTCACTGTGCTGTCCACCAAGCAGACAGAAG ACTACTGCCTCGCATCCAACAAGGTGGGCCGCTGCCGGGGCTCCTTCCCACGCTGGTACTATGACCCCACGGAGCAGATCTGCAAGAGTTTCGTTTATGGAGGCtgcttgggcaacaagaacaactACCTTCGGGAAGAAGAGTGCATTCTAGCCTGTCGAGGTGTGCAAGGTGGGCCTTTGAGAGGCAGCTCTGGGGCTCAGGCGACTTTCCCCCAGG GCCCCTCCATGGAAAGGCACCATCCAG ACACGAGTGGCTTTGATGAGCTCCAGCGCATCTATTTCCCCAGTGACAAAG GGCACTGCGTGGACGTGCCAGACACAGGACTCTGCAAGGAGAGCATCCCGCGCTGGTACTACAACCCCTTCAACGAGCACTGTGCCCGCTTTACCTACGGCGGTTGTTATGGCAACAAGAACAACTTTGAGGAAGAGCAGCAGTGCCTCGAGTCCTGTGGCGGCATCTCCA AGAAGGATGTGTTTGGCCTGAGGCGGGAAAACCCCATTCCCAGCACAG GCTCTGCAGAGATGGCTGTCGCAGTGTTCCTGGTCATCTGCATTGTGGTGGTGGTAACCATCCTGACTTACTGCTTCTTTAAGAACCAGAGAAAGGACTTCCGCAGACACCGCCACAgccaccacccaccacccacccctgccAGCTCCACTGTCTCCACTGCTGAGGACACGGAGCACCTGGTCTATAACCACACCACCCGGCCCCTCTGA
- the SPINT1 gene encoding kunitz-type protease inhibitor 1 isoform X1 codes for MAPARTMTGTRLAPARIPAVALWLLCALGLQGTQAGPPPAPPGLPAGADCLNRFTAGVPAFVLDTNASVSNGATFLESPSVRRGWDCVRACCTTQNCNLALVELQPDGGEDAIAACFLINCLYEQNFVCKFAPREGFINYLTREVYRSYRQLQSQGFGGSGIPKTWAGIDLKVQPQEPLVLKDVENTDWRLLQGDTDVRVERKDPNQVELWGLKEGTYLFQLTVTSSDHPENTANVTVTVLSTKQTEDYCLASNKVGRCRGSFPRWYYDPTEQICKSFVYGGCLGNKNNYLREEECILACRGVQGGPLRGSSGAQATFPQGPSMERHHPVCSGTCQPTQFRCSNGCCIDSFLECDDTPNCPDASDEATCEKYTSGFDELQRIYFPSDKGHCVDVPDTGLCKESIPRWYYNPFNEHCARFTYGGCYGNKNNFEEEQQCLESCGGISKKDVFGLRRENPIPSTGSAEMAVAVFLVICIVVVVTILTYCFFKNQRKDFRRHRHSHHPPPTPASSTVSTAEDTEHLVYNHTTRPL; via the exons ATGGCCCCTGCGAGGACTATGACCGGCACCCGCCTCGCCCCGGCCCGCATCCCTGCCGTCGCCTTGTGGCTTCTGTGCGCTCTCGGCCTCCAGGGCACCCAGGCGGGGCCGCCGCCCGCGCCCCCTGGGCTGCCCGCGGGAGCTGACTGCCTGAACCGCTTTACCGCCGGGGTGCCTGCCTTCGTGCTGGACACCAATGCCTCGGTCAGCAACGGAGCCACCTTCCTAGAGTCCCCCAGCGTGCGCCGGGGCTGGGACTGTGTGCGCGCCTGCTGCACCACCCAGAACTGCAACTTAGCGCTGGTGGAGCTGCAGCCCGACGGCGGGGAGGACGCCATCGCCGCCTGCTTCCTCATCAACTGCCTCTATGAGCAGAACTTCGTGTGCAAGTTCGCGCCCAGGGAGGGCTTCATCAACTACCTCACGAGGGAAGTATACCGCTCCTACCGCCAACTGCAGAGCCAGGGCTTTGGAG GGTCTGGAATCCCCAAGACCTGGGCGGGCATAGACTTGAAGGTACAACCCCAGGAACCCCTGGTGCTGAAAGATGTGGAAAACACAGACTGGCGCCTACTGCAGGGTGACACGGATGTCAGGGTAGAG AGGAAAGACCCAAACCAGGTGGAGCTGTGGGGACTCAAGGAAGGCACCTACCTGTTCCAGCTGACAGTGACTAGCTCAGACCACCCAGAGAACACGGCCAACGTCACAGTCACTGTGCTGTCCACCAAGCAGACAGAAG ACTACTGCCTCGCATCCAACAAGGTGGGCCGCTGCCGGGGCTCCTTCCCACGCTGGTACTATGACCCCACGGAGCAGATCTGCAAGAGTTTCGTTTATGGAGGCtgcttgggcaacaagaacaactACCTTCGGGAAGAAGAGTGCATTCTAGCCTGTCGAGGTGTGCAAGGTGGGCCTTTGAGAGGCAGCTCTGGGGCTCAGGCGACTTTCCCCCAGG GCCCCTCCATGGAAAGGCACCATCCAG TGTGCTCTGGCACCTGTCAGCCCACCCAGTTCCGCTGCAGCAATGGCTGCTGCATCGACAGTTTCCTGGAGTGTGATGACACCCCCAACTGCCCCGACGCCTCCGACGAGGCCACCTGTGAAAAAT ACACGAGTGGCTTTGATGAGCTCCAGCGCATCTATTTCCCCAGTGACAAAG GGCACTGCGTGGACGTGCCAGACACAGGACTCTGCAAGGAGAGCATCCCGCGCTGGTACTACAACCCCTTCAACGAGCACTGTGCCCGCTTTACCTACGGCGGTTGTTATGGCAACAAGAACAACTTTGAGGAAGAGCAGCAGTGCCTCGAGTCCTGTGGCGGCATCTCCA AGAAGGATGTGTTTGGCCTGAGGCGGGAAAACCCCATTCCCAGCACAG GCTCTGCAGAGATGGCTGTCGCAGTGTTCCTGGTCATCTGCATTGTGGTGGTGGTAACCATCCTGACTTACTGCTTCTTTAAGAACCAGAGAAAGGACTTCCGCAGACACCGCCACAgccaccacccaccacccacccctgccAGCTCCACTGTCTCCACTGCTGAGGACACGGAGCACCTGGTCTATAACCACACCACCCGGCCCCTCTGA
- the SPINT1 gene encoding kunitz-type protease inhibitor 1 isoform X2, which translates to MAPARTMTGTRLAPARIPAVALWLLCALGLQGTQAGPPPAPPGLPAGADCLNRFTAGVPAFVLDTNASVSNGATFLESPSVRRGWDCVRACCTTQNCNLALVELQPDGGEDAIAACFLINCLYEQNFVCKFAPREGFINYLTREVYRSYRQLQSQGFGGSGIPKTWAGIDLKVQPQEPLVLKDVENTDWRLLQGDTDVRVERKDPNQVELWGLKEGTYLFQLTVTSSDHPENTANVTVTVLSTKQTEDYCLASNKVGRCRGSFPRWYYDPTEQICKSFVYGGCLGNKNNYLREEECILACRGVQGPSMERHHPVCSGTCQPTQFRCSNGCCIDSFLECDDTPNCPDASDEATCEKYTSGFDELQRIYFPSDKGHCVDVPDTGLCKESIPRWYYNPFNEHCARFTYGGCYGNKNNFEEEQQCLESCGGISKKDVFGLRRENPIPSTGSAEMAVAVFLVICIVVVVTILTYCFFKNQRKDFRRHRHSHHPPPTPASSTVSTAEDTEHLVYNHTTRPL; encoded by the exons ATGGCCCCTGCGAGGACTATGACCGGCACCCGCCTCGCCCCGGCCCGCATCCCTGCCGTCGCCTTGTGGCTTCTGTGCGCTCTCGGCCTCCAGGGCACCCAGGCGGGGCCGCCGCCCGCGCCCCCTGGGCTGCCCGCGGGAGCTGACTGCCTGAACCGCTTTACCGCCGGGGTGCCTGCCTTCGTGCTGGACACCAATGCCTCGGTCAGCAACGGAGCCACCTTCCTAGAGTCCCCCAGCGTGCGCCGGGGCTGGGACTGTGTGCGCGCCTGCTGCACCACCCAGAACTGCAACTTAGCGCTGGTGGAGCTGCAGCCCGACGGCGGGGAGGACGCCATCGCCGCCTGCTTCCTCATCAACTGCCTCTATGAGCAGAACTTCGTGTGCAAGTTCGCGCCCAGGGAGGGCTTCATCAACTACCTCACGAGGGAAGTATACCGCTCCTACCGCCAACTGCAGAGCCAGGGCTTTGGAG GGTCTGGAATCCCCAAGACCTGGGCGGGCATAGACTTGAAGGTACAACCCCAGGAACCCCTGGTGCTGAAAGATGTGGAAAACACAGACTGGCGCCTACTGCAGGGTGACACGGATGTCAGGGTAGAG AGGAAAGACCCAAACCAGGTGGAGCTGTGGGGACTCAAGGAAGGCACCTACCTGTTCCAGCTGACAGTGACTAGCTCAGACCACCCAGAGAACACGGCCAACGTCACAGTCACTGTGCTGTCCACCAAGCAGACAGAAG ACTACTGCCTCGCATCCAACAAGGTGGGCCGCTGCCGGGGCTCCTTCCCACGCTGGTACTATGACCCCACGGAGCAGATCTGCAAGAGTTTCGTTTATGGAGGCtgcttgggcaacaagaacaactACCTTCGGGAAGAAGAGTGCATTCTAGCCTGTCGAGGTGTGCAAG GCCCCTCCATGGAAAGGCACCATCCAG TGTGCTCTGGCACCTGTCAGCCCACCCAGTTCCGCTGCAGCAATGGCTGCTGCATCGACAGTTTCCTGGAGTGTGATGACACCCCCAACTGCCCCGACGCCTCCGACGAGGCCACCTGTGAAAAAT ACACGAGTGGCTTTGATGAGCTCCAGCGCATCTATTTCCCCAGTGACAAAG GGCACTGCGTGGACGTGCCAGACACAGGACTCTGCAAGGAGAGCATCCCGCGCTGGTACTACAACCCCTTCAACGAGCACTGTGCCCGCTTTACCTACGGCGGTTGTTATGGCAACAAGAACAACTTTGAGGAAGAGCAGCAGTGCCTCGAGTCCTGTGGCGGCATCTCCA AGAAGGATGTGTTTGGCCTGAGGCGGGAAAACCCCATTCCCAGCACAG GCTCTGCAGAGATGGCTGTCGCAGTGTTCCTGGTCATCTGCATTGTGGTGGTGGTAACCATCCTGACTTACTGCTTCTTTAAGAACCAGAGAAAGGACTTCCGCAGACACCGCCACAgccaccacccaccacccacccctgccAGCTCCACTGTCTCCACTGCTGAGGACACGGAGCACCTGGTCTATAACCACACCACCCGGCCCCTCTGA
- the SPINT1 gene encoding kunitz-type protease inhibitor 1 isoform X6: MAPARTMTGTRLAPARIPAVALWLLCALGLQGTQAGPPPAPPGLPAGADCLNRFTAGVPAFVLDTNASVSNGATFLESPSVRRGWDCVRACCTTQNCNLALVELQPDGGEDAIAACFLINCLYEQNFVCKFAPREGFINYLTREVYRSYRQLQSQGFGGSGIPKTWAGIDLKVQPQEPLVLKDVENTDWRLLQGDTDVRVERKDPNQVELWGLKEGTYLFQLTVTSSDHPENTANVTVTVLSTKQTEDYCLASNKVGRCRGSFPRWYYDPTEQICKSFVYGGCLGNKNNYLREEECILACRGPSMERHHPDTSGFDELQRIYFPSDKGHCVDVPDTGLCKESIPRWYYNPFNEHCARFTYGGCYGNKNNFEEEQQCLESCGGISKKDVFGLRRENPIPSTGSAEMAVAVFLVICIVVVVTILTYCFFKNQRKDFRRHRHSHHPPPTPASSTVSTAEDTEHLVYNHTTRPL; the protein is encoded by the exons ATGGCCCCTGCGAGGACTATGACCGGCACCCGCCTCGCCCCGGCCCGCATCCCTGCCGTCGCCTTGTGGCTTCTGTGCGCTCTCGGCCTCCAGGGCACCCAGGCGGGGCCGCCGCCCGCGCCCCCTGGGCTGCCCGCGGGAGCTGACTGCCTGAACCGCTTTACCGCCGGGGTGCCTGCCTTCGTGCTGGACACCAATGCCTCGGTCAGCAACGGAGCCACCTTCCTAGAGTCCCCCAGCGTGCGCCGGGGCTGGGACTGTGTGCGCGCCTGCTGCACCACCCAGAACTGCAACTTAGCGCTGGTGGAGCTGCAGCCCGACGGCGGGGAGGACGCCATCGCCGCCTGCTTCCTCATCAACTGCCTCTATGAGCAGAACTTCGTGTGCAAGTTCGCGCCCAGGGAGGGCTTCATCAACTACCTCACGAGGGAAGTATACCGCTCCTACCGCCAACTGCAGAGCCAGGGCTTTGGAG GGTCTGGAATCCCCAAGACCTGGGCGGGCATAGACTTGAAGGTACAACCCCAGGAACCCCTGGTGCTGAAAGATGTGGAAAACACAGACTGGCGCCTACTGCAGGGTGACACGGATGTCAGGGTAGAG AGGAAAGACCCAAACCAGGTGGAGCTGTGGGGACTCAAGGAAGGCACCTACCTGTTCCAGCTGACAGTGACTAGCTCAGACCACCCAGAGAACACGGCCAACGTCACAGTCACTGTGCTGTCCACCAAGCAGACAGAAG ACTACTGCCTCGCATCCAACAAGGTGGGCCGCTGCCGGGGCTCCTTCCCACGCTGGTACTATGACCCCACGGAGCAGATCTGCAAGAGTTTCGTTTATGGAGGCtgcttgggcaacaagaacaactACCTTCGGGAAGAAGAGTGCATTCTAGCCTGTCGAG GCCCCTCCATGGAAAGGCACCATCCAG ACACGAGTGGCTTTGATGAGCTCCAGCGCATCTATTTCCCCAGTGACAAAG GGCACTGCGTGGACGTGCCAGACACAGGACTCTGCAAGGAGAGCATCCCGCGCTGGTACTACAACCCCTTCAACGAGCACTGTGCCCGCTTTACCTACGGCGGTTGTTATGGCAACAAGAACAACTTTGAGGAAGAGCAGCAGTGCCTCGAGTCCTGTGGCGGCATCTCCA AGAAGGATGTGTTTGGCCTGAGGCGGGAAAACCCCATTCCCAGCACAG GCTCTGCAGAGATGGCTGTCGCAGTGTTCCTGGTCATCTGCATTGTGGTGGTGGTAACCATCCTGACTTACTGCTTCTTTAAGAACCAGAGAAAGGACTTCCGCAGACACCGCCACAgccaccacccaccacccacccctgccAGCTCCACTGTCTCCACTGCTGAGGACACGGAGCACCTGGTCTATAACCACACCACCCGGCCCCTCTGA